The sequence ATCGATCGCTTTGTCGGGCAGGTAGCGGTCTGAGATGTAGCGGTCCGCCAGCTCGGCGGCGGCTTGAAGCGCATCGTCGGTAAACTTCACCTTGTGGTGCGCTTCGTATTTCTCCCGCAGTCCGCCTAAAATTTTGACGGTGTCTTCCACCGAAGGCGGGTCCACCGTAATCGGCTGGAAGCGGCGTTCCAGCGCCGCGTCGTGTTCGATGTATTTCCGGTATTCGTCATAGGTTGTGGCGCCGATGCACTGGAGCTCTCCGCGCGCCAGCGCGGGTTTCAGAATGTTGGAGGCATCAATGGCGCCCTCGGCGGCCCCGGCCCCGATCACGGTATGAAGCTCGTCGACAAAAAGGATGATGGAGTTTTTGGCGCGCCGGATTTCTTCGATGATGTTTTTCAGCCGTTGTTCGAATTCGCCGCGGTACTTGGTGCCGGCCACCACAGCGGCCAGGTCCAGGGTCATCACGCGCTTGCCCAGCAGCATTTCCGCTATATCGCCGGAGGAGATCTTTTGCGCGAGGCCTTCGACAATGGCGGTTTTCCCCACGCCCGGATCGCCGATCAGGACGGGATTGTTTTTCGTCCGGCGGGAGAGAATCTGAATCAGCCGTTCAATCTCATCCAGGCGGCCGATGACCGGATCCAGTTTATTGTCCCGGGCCATCTGGGTGAGGTCGCGCCCGAATTCGTCCAGCGTCGGCGTTTTGGATTTCGAGCCGGAGGAACGCGCCGGGGCGGCCGGCGCCGGGCCGGGCTGTCCTTCGCCTAGAAGGCTGATGACTTCCTCGCGCACGATGTCCAAACGCACGCCTAAATTTTCAAGCACCTGCGCGGCCACGCCTTCCTCTTCGCGGATGAGGCCCAGCAACAAATGCTCGGTGCCCACATGGCTGTGTCCCATATTCTGGGCTTCTTCCACGGCCAGTTCCAGAACTTTCTTGGCGCGCGGGGTGAAGGGAATTTCGCCCAGCAGCATCACGTTGTCGCCGGTTCCGACAATCTTTTCAATTTCAGCGCGCACGCGGCGCAGATCCACGCCGAGGTTCGCCAGGACCTGGGCGGCGACGCCTTCACCCAACGCAATCAGCCCCAGGAGGATATGTTCCGTTCCCACATAATCATGGTTGAGGCGCTTGGCCTCTTCCTGGGCGATTAAGATCACTCGCTGGGCGCGTTCGGTAAAGCGGTTAGACATGGAAAATCCTCATCGAACAATTCCTATCAGATCAATTTCCATCTGACAAGGGCTTATCGTTCTCATCGTAGCTGATCCAGCGGGCGTTGCGCAATATCCGCTACGTTTCATCAATTGGAACGCCGCTGACACGCGTCAGTTCCTTGAACTCTTTCATGAGTTTTTGCGTGGCTGGTCCGGGTTTGCCTTCTCCGATGAGGCGGCCGTCGACTTCCCGCACCGGCACCACTTCCGCCGCTGTTCCCGTTAGAAAAACCTCATCCCCCACGTAAACATGATAGGGAGTGATCACCTCTTCCTTCACAAGAAGTTTCAGCTTGCTGCGCGCAAGGTCCATCACCACGTTGCGTGTAATGCCTTCCAGGGCGCCGGTCCAGGTCGGCGGGGTGATCAGGGTGTTCCCTTTCACCACAAAAATGTTGTCCCCGGTACACTCGGCCACAAGGCCTTCGCGATTGAGCATAATGGCTTCGGGAACGTTCTGGCGCACCGCCTCTATCTTGGCCAGAATATTGTTCAGATAATTCAGCGACTTGATCGTCGGGTTCAGGGCTTCCGGAATATTCCGGCGGACCGACGAGGTAATGACCGACAATCCGTTCTCGTAGAATTCCGCGGGGTAAAGGGTGATCTTGTCTGTGATGATGATCAGCGTGGGTTTCGAGCACTTCCGCGGATCCAGACCCAGATCCCCTTCGCCGCGTGTGACCACGAGACGAATATACGCGTCTTTCAGATTGTTAGCTCTTAGGGTTTGAAGAACCGCGTCTTCCATCTGTTTCTTCGAAAGCGGGATCTCCAGCAGGATGGCGCGCGCGGAGTTGTACAGCCGTTCCAGGTGTTCCCTGAGCATGAAGACGCGGCCATGATAAGCGCGAATCCCTTCGAAAACACCATCCCCATAGAGAAGTCCGTGATCAAAAACGGACACGACGGCTTGTTCTTTTTCGAGGAGTTGGCCATTGATATAGATCTTCACGGGAATACCTTCCTTATGAATTATTTCGATTCTGATTCGATGCGGCCATCCCGCAATC comes from Elusimicrobiota bacterium and encodes:
- the ilvE gene encoding branched-chain-amino-acid transaminase, with product MPVKIYINGQLLEKEQAVVSVFDHGLLYGDGVFEGIRAYHGRVFMLREHLERLYNSARAILLEIPLSKKQMEDAVLQTLRANNLKDAYIRLVVTRGEGDLGLDPRKCSKPTLIIITDKITLYPAEFYENGLSVITSSVRRNIPEALNPTIKSLNYLNNILAKIEAVRQNVPEAIMLNREGLVAECTGDNIFVVKGNTLITPPTWTGALEGITRNVVMDLARSKLKLLVKEEVITPYHVYVGDEVFLTGTAAEVVPVREVDGRLIGEGKPGPATQKLMKEFKELTRVSGVPIDET